A region from the Salidesulfovibrio onnuriiensis genome encodes:
- a CDS encoding ABC transporter ATP-binding protein/permease, with translation MPTTPKDIPVTKKSIYSWVFYKNTNLQILVVAIILVTVAMRLLPLEMSKRIINEAVGMKDLHKLYLYCGVYLVSVVLASVLKMAINLLQNFMGERTLKNLREKLYAHALSLPLSYYRKTSPGQVISYMITELIPVANFIGSAVAVPAVNLLTFAAYFIYLFYLNPYLSIIAVGIYTMEVMVIPPIQKRFNKANRERIDYTQRVSGLIGESISGVHEVHANASIPLESRRYRKALENLYKSTLVQNAYKYGIKFSNNFFQSLGPFSLLLIGGYLTIKGRFDLGALFAFQAAYDKLYQPWKDLMEFWQIYIDSSVRYRQVMDSFDIEPDHELEARGRDPYHLDGNIDVKDLSYVVGSNIKLLDNVSLNIAEGEHVALVGFSGSGKSTLALCIAQLYKYTGGSVQIGGREVAELSKQDMTHNLGMVAQHPFIFNGTVQDNLLYSCDALTLQGGSCTAGKGEPSLDKVIEVVQQMGLFLDVLSFGLRSVIDPDKHPELAEAIIHARSAFSEEHGRDLAGDIEIFHMDRYAYYSNVAANITTGAPLKEEYLLASLYDRPFFRDFLEKQGLMAPLLQLGADMTRRVVDIFSSVGDLGEELFQESPIRQEDFETYKAIADHLDRGREPTEVENSLLLKLALDCAPGMHKLGSMTDELARRVLKARKAFRELMEHRDPEAFAFLDAKKYMRERSIQDNIVFGRVKPDSAGAEERINQSIMQLLIMEGVLEQVVEMGLQFEVGSMGDRLSGGQRQKIALARVFLKSPRIVILDEATAALDNASQKRVQNVISRKWKGTHTVVAVIHRLDMLVHYDKVAVLKAGKIIEQGTYDELIERRGALHELVYGKQ, from the coding sequence ATGCCAACCACCCCCAAAGACATTCCGGTCACCAAGAAATCGATCTACTCCTGGGTCTTTTACAAAAACACCAACCTGCAGATCCTGGTGGTGGCCATCATTCTGGTGACGGTGGCCATGCGGCTGCTGCCCCTGGAAATGTCCAAACGCATCATCAACGAAGCCGTGGGCATGAAGGATCTGCACAAGCTGTACCTCTACTGCGGCGTCTACCTGGTGAGCGTGGTCCTGGCCAGCGTGCTCAAGATGGCCATCAACCTGCTGCAGAACTTCATGGGCGAGCGCACGCTCAAGAACCTGCGGGAAAAGCTTTACGCCCACGCCCTGTCCCTGCCGCTGAGCTACTACCGCAAGACCTCGCCAGGGCAGGTCATCTCCTACATGATCACCGAGCTCATCCCGGTGGCCAACTTCATCGGCTCGGCCGTGGCCGTGCCCGCGGTGAACCTGCTGACCTTCGCGGCCTACTTCATCTACCTGTTCTACCTCAACCCGTACCTGAGCATCATTGCCGTGGGCATCTACACCATGGAGGTCATGGTCATCCCGCCCATCCAGAAGCGATTCAACAAGGCCAACCGGGAGCGTATCGACTACACCCAGCGAGTCTCCGGCCTTATCGGGGAATCCATTTCCGGGGTGCACGAGGTCCACGCCAACGCGTCCATCCCCCTGGAAAGCAGGCGCTACAGGAAGGCCCTCGAAAATTTGTACAAATCAACCCTGGTCCAGAACGCCTACAAATACGGCATCAAGTTCTCCAACAACTTTTTCCAGAGCCTGGGCCCGTTCAGCCTGCTGCTCATCGGCGGCTACCTGACCATCAAAGGGCGCTTCGACCTGGGCGCGCTGTTCGCCTTCCAGGCCGCCTACGACAAGCTCTACCAGCCCTGGAAGGATCTCATGGAATTCTGGCAGATCTACATCGACAGCTCGGTGCGCTACCGCCAGGTCATGGACTCCTTCGACATCGAGCCGGACCATGAACTGGAGGCCCGGGGACGGGACCCCTATCACCTGGACGGCAACATCGACGTCAAGGACCTTTCCTATGTGGTGGGCAGTAACATCAAGCTCCTGGACAACGTTTCCCTGAACATTGCCGAAGGCGAGCACGTGGCCCTGGTGGGTTTCTCGGGCAGCGGCAAGTCCACCCTGGCGCTATGCATCGCCCAGCTCTACAAATACACGGGCGGCAGCGTGCAGATCGGCGGCCGCGAAGTGGCGGAGCTCTCCAAGCAGGACATGACCCACAACCTGGGCATGGTGGCCCAGCACCCGTTCATCTTCAACGGCACGGTCCAGGACAACCTGCTCTACTCCTGCGACGCGCTCACCCTGCAGGGGGGAAGTTGCACGGCGGGCAAGGGCGAGCCCTCCCTGGACAAGGTCATCGAGGTGGTCCAGCAGATGGGCCTGTTCCTGGACGTCCTCAGCTTCGGGCTGCGCTCGGTCATCGACCCGGACAAACACCCGGAACTGGCCGAGGCCATCATCCACGCCCGCAGCGCCTTCAGCGAAGAGCACGGGCGGGACCTGGCCGGCGACATCGAAATTTTCCACATGGACAGATACGCCTACTACAGCAATGTGGCGGCCAACATCACCACGGGCGCCCCGCTCAAGGAGGAGTATCTGCTGGCCTCGCTCTACGACAGGCCCTTCTTCCGGGACTTCCTGGAAAAACAGGGGCTCATGGCCCCCCTGCTTCAGTTGGGCGCGGACATGACCCGGCGGGTGGTGGACATCTTCAGCTCCGTAGGCGACCTGGGCGAGGAACTGTTCCAGGAAAGCCCCATCAGGCAGGAGGATTTCGAGACCTACAAGGCCATTGCGGATCATCTGGACCGGGGCAGGGAACCCACGGAAGTGGAAAACTCCCTGCTGCTCAAGCTCGCCCTGGACTGCGCGCCCGGCATGCACAAGCTGGGCAGCATGACCGACGAACTGGCCCGCAGGGTCCTCAAGGCGCGCAAGGCGTTCCGGGAGCTGATGGAACATCGGGACCCCGAGGCGTTCGCCTTCCTGGACGCAAAGAAATACATGCGCGAGCGCAGCATCCAGGACAACATTGTTTTCGGCCGGGTCAAGCCGGACAGCGCCGGGGCCGAGGAACGCATCAACCAGAGCATCATGCAGCTGCTGATCATGGAAGGCGTGCTCGAGCAGGTGGTGGAGATGGGCCTGCAGTTCGAGGTGGGCAGCATGGGCGACCGCCTCTCGGGCGGCCAGAGGCAGAAGATCGCCCTGGCGCGCGTCTTCCTCAAGAGCCCGCGAATCGTCATCCTGGATGAGGCCACGGCCGCGCTGGACAACGCCTCGCAAAAACGCGTCCAGAACGTCATCTCCCGCAAGTGGAAAGGGACCCACACCGTGGTGGCGGTCATCCACCGGCTGGACATGCTGGTGCATTACGACAAGGTGGCCGTGCTCAAGGCTGGCAAGATCATAGAACAAGGCACCTACGATGAACTCATCGAACGAAGAGGAGCGCTTCATGAACTCGTTTACGGAAAACAATAG
- a CDS encoding PDC sensor domain-containing protein yields MSFRTKFFLVLLVFSLMPLLLMRTLVNKVSQDRLEQATETARQDILELMSLGLQETARGASEILANQGMAYAQSARVLAMEAQRLRGEAPSSSLPPLFSSEFAEMEKPSDERLEAKKYERRTMSGRIRPLPVRFGKVSLTLAPGVERADVERDVQWLSGLSDIMRTLYEDMGGQVWWIHVYLDSGVSAVYPAHGNEPPHYDPRETEWYLRMSRFSSVVWSMPHVDPASRRVIGSVGYPVRDRDGRHVGLAVVDVLLSDILLETMVTSEWGSEQKPFLLLREDHPETGAPALRILGQMDYTKGGRHWMTPFDTEWLSSDDTMKFAGFLREVREKESGTMRMPYKGKDSIWAFASQPEYTYLIIVPETAVAAIPDAIVGSFDDFLEQWRLYVGLSVLGVILLCAVVAWFWARSSTRTLLAVSEAARKIGEGDFEVRIDSWTGDERDDFIRTINEVGPKLKDHMKLSRDLDLARTVQEHLLPREQPEIPGWEISGGIVYCDQTGGIITIF; encoded by the coding sequence ATGAGTTTTCGAACCAAATTTTTTCTTGTTTTGCTGGTCTTCAGCCTGATGCCCCTGTTGCTCATGCGCACGCTGGTCAATAAGGTCAGCCAGGACCGGCTGGAGCAGGCCACGGAAACGGCCCGGCAGGACATTCTCGAACTCATGAGCCTGGGGCTGCAGGAAACCGCCCGGGGGGCCTCCGAGATCCTGGCCAACCAGGGCATGGCCTATGCCCAATCCGCCCGGGTGCTGGCCATGGAGGCCCAGAGGCTGCGTGGTGAAGCGCCTTCTTCCTCTCTTCCTCCCCTGTTTTCCTCTGAATTTGCCGAGATGGAGAAACCGTCCGACGAAAGGCTGGAAGCAAAAAAGTACGAACGCCGCACCATGTCCGGACGCATCCGGCCTTTGCCCGTCCGGTTCGGCAAGGTGTCCCTGACCCTGGCTCCCGGCGTGGAACGGGCCGATGTGGAGCGGGATGTGCAGTGGCTTTCGGGGCTTTCCGACATCATGCGCACCCTGTATGAGGACATGGGCGGCCAGGTCTGGTGGATCCATGTTTACCTGGATTCGGGGGTCAGCGCCGTGTATCCGGCCCACGGCAACGAGCCTCCCCATTACGATCCCCGGGAGACGGAATGGTACCTCCGCATGAGCCGGTTCTCCAGCGTGGTCTGGTCCATGCCCCACGTGGACCCCGCCAGTCGGCGGGTCATCGGCAGTGTCGGGTATCCAGTGCGCGACCGGGACGGCAGGCACGTCGGCCTGGCGGTGGTGGATGTGCTGCTTTCGGACATCCTGCTGGAGACCATGGTCACCTCGGAATGGGGGAGCGAGCAGAAACCGTTCCTGCTGCTGCGTGAGGACCATCCTGAAACGGGCGCGCCCGCCCTGCGCATCCTGGGGCAGATGGACTACACCAAGGGCGGCAGACATTGGATGACCCCGTTCGACACGGAATGGCTTTCCTCGGACGACACAATGAAGTTCGCCGGGTTCCTGCGCGAGGTGCGCGAAAAGGAAAGCGGCACCATGCGCATGCCCTACAAGGGAAAGGACTCGATCTGGGCCTTTGCCTCGCAGCCGGAATACACCTATCTGATCATTGTTCCGGAAACAGCGGTGGCCGCTATCCCCGACGCCATTGTGGGCAGCTTCGACGATTTTCTGGAGCAGTGGAGACTGTACGTGGGCCTCAGCGTTCTGGGCGTGATCCTGCTCTGCGCCGTTGTGGCCTGGTTCTGGGCCCGTTCGAGCACAAGGACCCTGCTGGCCGTTTCCGAGGCCGCCCGCAAGATAGGGGAGGGGGACTTCGAGGTGCGCATTGATTCCTGGACCGGGGATGAGCGGGACGATTTCATCCGCACCATCAACGAGGTGGGACCCAAGCTCAAGGATCACATGAAGCTGAGCCGGGACCTGGACCTCGCCCGCACCGTGCAGGAGCACCTGCTCCCCCGGGAGCAGCCCGAGATCCCGGGTTGGGAGATTTCCGGCGGTATCGTCTATTGCGACCAGACCGGGGGGATTATTACGATTTTCTGA
- a CDS encoding ATP-binding SpoIIE family protein phosphatase, producing MEGRAHAVVVGDVSGHGVPSALLMSSARALVHGLSGAHMPLDRRVSLANRQLNADLDGTGRFLTMFYLQFREETGDVRWVRAGHDPAIVFDPASGSFSELRGQGLPLGVSPDAEFEVCDETVGPGNLIVLATDGIWEAHDRNGRMFGKDRLLAIIRENADKSVAAIQSAIFGAVEEYMAGAEQTDDYTVVVMRRSACKNRNRDTKAMDRLSFSMTNKQKCFQIFRPKVEAFCSRHDFPAKLIFNLTLVLDELITNIISYGYSDMDEHPIEVSIATDGNLIRLRIEDDAEPFNILEAPAPELDTPLEERNRQIGGMGIHIVKKLVNCLRYERKDGRNILTLEKAINAECTC from the coding sequence ATGGAAGGCCGTGCGCATGCCGTGGTGGTGGGCGACGTGTCCGGACACGGGGTTCCCTCGGCCCTGCTCATGTCCTCGGCCCGGGCCCTGGTGCACGGGCTGTCCGGGGCGCACATGCCCCTGGACCGGCGGGTGTCGCTGGCCAACCGTCAGCTCAATGCCGACCTGGACGGCACCGGGCGTTTCCTGACCATGTTCTATCTTCAGTTCAGGGAAGAAACGGGCGATGTCCGGTGGGTTCGCGCCGGCCACGACCCGGCCATTGTCTTTGACCCCGCGTCCGGGAGCTTTTCGGAGCTTAGGGGCCAGGGACTGCCCCTGGGGGTCAGCCCGGATGCCGAATTCGAGGTCTGCGACGAGACCGTCGGGCCGGGTAATCTCATTGTCCTGGCCACGGATGGCATCTGGGAGGCGCATGACCGGAACGGCAGGATGTTTGGCAAGGACCGCCTGCTTGCAATCATCCGTGAAAATGCGGATAAAAGCGTTGCGGCCATTCAGTCGGCAATTTTCGGGGCTGTGGAGGAATACATGGCCGGAGCCGAACAGACGGATGACTATACGGTGGTGGTCATGCGCAGGTCCGCGTGCAAGAACCGGAACCGGGATACCAAGGCTATGGACAGGCTTTCCTTTTCCATGACCAACAAGCAGAAATGCTTCCAGATCTTCCGCCCCAAGGTGGAGGCCTTTTGCAGTCGCCACGACTTCCCTGCCAAGCTGATCTTCAACCTGACCCTGGTGCTTGACGAACTGATCACCAACATTATTTCCTACGGGTATTCGGACATGGACGAGCACCCCATCGAGGTGAGCATCGCCACGGACGGAAATCTGATCCGGCTGCGGATCGAGGACGACGCCGAACCGTTCAACATCCTGGAGGCCCCTGCGCCGGAACTGGACACCCCCCTTGAGGAGCGCAATCGCCAGATCGGGGGCATGGGGATCCATATTGTCAAGAAACTGGTCAATTGCCTGCGTTATGAACGCAAGGACGGCAGGAACATATTGACCCTGGAAAAAGCCATTAATGCAGAGTGCACATGCTAA
- a CDS encoding STAS domain-containing protein, with amino-acid sequence MGVSEIQQDGVTILQVEGSLDADGTQVLEDKVVALLEGGASSLVFDFSNLDYINSSGLRVLVLAYQRLKKSAGKVAICGVKDYIQEVFEVSGYDKIFSMFPSRGDALTGL; translated from the coding sequence GTGGGAGTTTCGGAAATACAGCAGGACGGCGTAACCATCCTGCAGGTGGAGGGCAGCCTGGATGCGGACGGCACCCAGGTGCTGGAGGACAAGGTGGTCGCGCTTCTGGAAGGCGGGGCCTCGAGCCTGGTCTTCGACTTCTCCAACCTGGACTATATCAACAGTTCCGGGCTCCGGGTTCTGGTGCTGGCCTACCAGCGGCTCAAGAAGTCCGCGGGCAAGGTCGCCATCTGTGGAGTGAAGGACTACATTCAGGAGGTCTTCGAAGTCTCGGGATACGACAAGATCTTTTCCATGTTCCCCTCGCGGGGTGACGCCCTGACCGGCCTGTAG
- a CDS encoding PP2C family protein-serine/threonine phosphatase — translation MRAFFHYMFAVLIGTLYAGQVCPLMDDLPVRELGLVVLAPMALAYGLRHVLETRYVRQSSPLDRAARQFRLDFGLHAAAALAMAGALRIGYGLPLLQSGLKLSFGIVTLGVFSAFDLALDQERRTILQALKSGQSTRPPRGLSPMTRRFSLVAILTLLLVTSILLLVLFRDFAWLKSQTVTPETIGMLSRSVLVEILFVMAVLLGLLANMIISWARNLKLLLENQTEVLSRVSRGRLDRMVPVATRDELGYIAGHTNAMIAKLRERLHMKEGLRIAREVQRNFLPDKAPDLPGLEIAGTTLYSDETGGDFYDYVPCDDEACGRTAVMVGDVVGHGVGAALLMASARAMLLQGAAQPGSAAETVRHANLHLSRDTAGTGRFLSLFLLDIDPAAQRMAWVNAGHPPALLYDPRAETFTRLAGNGDIPLGVEQGWPYTAHDQPWLSPGQLLLLGTDGIWETRNQQREMYGISRFQDVIRQSATKSAQEILRAVMESISAFRGQAPLDDDITLVVVKGV, via the coding sequence ATGCGGGCCTTTTTCCATTATATGTTCGCCGTGCTTATCGGCACCCTGTACGCGGGCCAGGTCTGCCCGCTCATGGACGATCTTCCGGTCCGGGAGCTGGGTCTGGTGGTCCTGGCCCCCATGGCCCTGGCCTACGGGCTGCGCCATGTACTGGAAACGCGATATGTGCGGCAATCGTCGCCCTTGGACCGCGCCGCCCGCCAGTTCCGGCTGGACTTCGGCCTGCATGCAGCGGCCGCCCTGGCCATGGCCGGGGCCTTGCGGATCGGCTACGGCCTCCCCCTGCTGCAAAGCGGCTTAAAACTTTCCTTCGGCATCGTCACCCTCGGGGTGTTCTCGGCCTTTGACCTAGCCCTGGACCAGGAACGCCGCACCATCCTCCAGGCCCTGAAGTCCGGCCAATCCACCCGTCCTCCCAGGGGGCTTTCCCCCATGACGCGCCGTTTCTCCCTGGTTGCCATCCTGACCCTGCTGCTGGTCACCAGCATCCTACTGCTGGTGCTCTTCCGCGACTTTGCCTGGCTCAAATCCCAGACCGTGACCCCCGAGACCATCGGCATGCTCAGCCGCTCGGTGCTCGTGGAAATCCTGTTTGTCATGGCCGTACTCCTGGGCCTGCTGGCCAACATGATCATTTCCTGGGCGCGTAACCTGAAACTGCTGCTGGAAAACCAGACCGAGGTGCTCTCCCGGGTCAGCCGGGGACGCCTGGACCGCATGGTGCCGGTGGCCACCCGCGACGAGCTCGGCTATATCGCCGGGCATACCAACGCCATGATCGCCAAGCTCCGGGAAAGGCTGCACATGAAGGAAGGATTGAGGATCGCCCGGGAGGTCCAGCGCAACTTCCTGCCCGACAAGGCCCCGGACCTGCCCGGCCTGGAGATTGCGGGCACCACCCTCTACAGCGACGAAACCGGCGGCGACTTCTACGACTATGTCCCCTGTGACGACGAGGCCTGCGGCCGCACCGCCGTCATGGTGGGCGATGTGGTGGGGCACGGCGTGGGAGCGGCCCTGCTCATGGCCTCGGCCCGGGCCATGCTCCTGCAGGGAGCGGCCCAGCCGGGCAGCGCTGCCGAGACCGTCCGGCACGCCAACCTGCACCTGAGCAGGGACACGGCGGGCACCGGCCGATTCCTGAGCCTTTTCCTGCTGGACATCGACCCGGCGGCCCAACGCATGGCCTGGGTCAATGCGGGGCACCCCCCGGCCCTGCTCTACGACCCCAGGGCCGAAACCTTCACCCGCCTGGCGGGCAACGGCGACATTCCCCTGGGAGTGGAACAGGGCTGGCCCTACACGGCGCACGACCAGCCCTGGCTTTCCCCCGGCCAGCTCCTGCTCCTGGGCACGGACGGCATCTGGGAGACACGCAACCAGCAGCGCGAAATGTACGGGATCAGCAGATTCCAGGACGTCATTCGCCAGAGCGCAACAAAAAGCGCGCAGGAAATCCTGCGCGCCGTCATGGAATCAATCAGCGCCTTTCGCGGCCAGGCCCCGCTGGATGACGACATCACCCTGGTGGTCGTCAAGGGCGTTTAA
- a CDS encoding PqqD family protein — protein sequence MVPLRNLEAEARVQDNGLVLIRYEVAVKPWFGRVASRVGLWDGRPMQKQLELDEIGSFVWGLFDERRTVREIVEVFMDRYKVQRREAVLSVTEFIRMLGQRGLVGLR from the coding sequence ATGGTTCCGCTCCGCAACCTGGAGGCCGAGGCCCGGGTGCAGGACAACGGGCTGGTGCTCATTCGCTACGAGGTGGCCGTGAAGCCGTGGTTCGGCAGGGTTGCCTCCAGGGTGGGTCTGTGGGACGGTCGTCCCATGCAGAAGCAGCTGGAGCTGGACGAGATAGGGTCCTTTGTCTGGGGACTTTTCGACGAAAGACGCACCGTGCGCGAGATCGTGGAGGTCTTCATGGACCGCTACAAGGTGCAGCGCCGCGAGGCCGTGCTCTCGGTCACGGAATTCATCCGCATGCTGGGGCAACGCGGATTGGTGGGCCTTCGGTAA
- the dapF gene encoding diaminopimelate epimerase translates to MSEMFGTSVPFYKMQGCGNDFVVIDNRELGVAKAVMPQWAEKICARAFGVYADGLFFIDHAPEDSSLDYIWHFYNSDGSRAEMCGNASRCAGRLAYALDIAPAEHTFGTDAGPIKARVITEGPQRGQVKVQLTPPKGTETNIALNMDGTDMTVHFADTGVPHAVVFVDDVEKTDVQKLGAAIRYHERFAPAGTNVNFAQVKDRETMLLRTYERGVENETYACGTGAAATQLLASTLGLTDATAALTTTGGEVLTISLEGGNVFLQGAAEMTFSGELYLDALGLKLR, encoded by the coding sequence ATGAGCGAAATGTTCGGCACCAGCGTGCCTTTCTACAAGATGCAGGGCTGCGGCAACGATTTCGTGGTCATCGACAACCGCGAGCTGGGCGTGGCCAAGGCGGTCATGCCCCAATGGGCCGAAAAGATCTGCGCCCGCGCCTTCGGCGTCTATGCGGACGGCCTGTTCTTCATCGACCATGCCCCCGAGGATTCGAGCCTGGACTACATCTGGCACTTCTACAACAGCGACGGAAGCCGCGCCGAGATGTGCGGCAACGCCTCGCGCTGCGCCGGACGGCTGGCCTATGCCCTGGACATTGCCCCGGCCGAGCACACCTTCGGCACGGACGCGGGCCCCATCAAGGCCCGGGTCATCACCGAAGGCCCGCAGCGCGGCCAGGTCAAGGTGCAGCTGACACCGCCCAAGGGCACCGAAACGAACATTGCCCTCAATATGGACGGAACCGACATGACCGTTCACTTCGCGGATACGGGCGTGCCCCATGCGGTGGTCTTCGTGGATGACGTGGAAAAAACAGACGTGCAGAAGCTGGGTGCGGCCATCCGCTACCATGAACGCTTCGCCCCGGCCGGGACCAACGTGAACTTCGCCCAGGTGAAGGACCGGGAGACCATGCTGCTGCGCACCTACGAACGCGGCGTGGAAAACGAGACCTATGCCTGCGGCACGGGTGCGGCCGCCACGCAGCTGCTGGCCAGCACGCTGGGCCTGACCGATGCAACCGCAGCCCTGACCACCACCGGCGGCGAGGTGCTGACCATCTCCCTGGAGGGCGGCAATGTCTTTTTGCAGGGCGCGGCCGAAATGACCTTCAGCGGGGAACTGTATCTGGACGCGCTGGGGCTCAAGCTGCGCTAG
- a CDS encoding ACP S-malonyltransferase, which translates to MTKTAILFPGQGSQEKGMGRDVAEQNADALELWKFAEAESGLPLREIYWDGEEADMANTRALQPALTVVNLTLWQACASKFSPAATAGHSLGEFASLAASGVLSVKDAVKAVTLRGRLMSEAGREGHGMAAVLKMKQDAVVEIVDKAARESGKELRVANYNTPAQFVISGEKEALEAAAPLAKELKGRLIPLAVSGAFHSPLIQEAADEFAAFLETLDWNAPAFPVYFNATAQPEHDPSAIRELMKRQMTSSVLWIQTMANMWDEGVRSFTEVGPKGVLFKMLGPNFKGRDEAWEGNNIANLEAL; encoded by the coding sequence ATGACCAAGACCGCCATCCTCTTCCCCGGCCAGGGATCCCAGGAAAAGGGCATGGGCCGGGACGTGGCCGAACAGAACGCCGATGCCCTCGAACTCTGGAAATTCGCCGAGGCCGAATCCGGCCTGCCCCTGCGCGAGATCTATTGGGACGGCGAGGAAGCCGACATGGCCAACACCCGCGCCCTGCAGCCCGCCCTCACCGTGGTCAACCTGACCCTGTGGCAGGCCTGCGCCTCCAAATTTTCCCCGGCGGCCACCGCCGGGCACAGCCTGGGCGAATTCGCCTCCCTGGCCGCTTCCGGCGTGCTTTCCGTCAAGGATGCCGTCAAGGCGGTGACCCTGCGCGGACGCCTCATGTCCGAGGCGGGCAGGGAAGGCCACGGCATGGCCGCAGTGCTCAAGATGAAGCAGGACGCCGTGGTGGAGATCGTGGACAAGGCCGCCCGCGAATCCGGCAAGGAACTGCGCGTGGCCAACTACAACACACCGGCCCAGTTCGTCATTTCCGGCGAAAAGGAAGCTCTGGAAGCCGCCGCCCCCCTGGCCAAGGAGCTCAAGGGCCGTCTGATCCCGCTGGCCGTGTCCGGCGCATTCCATTCCCCGCTCATCCAGGAGGCCGCCGACGAATTCGCCGCGTTCCTGGAAACGCTGGACTGGAACGCCCCGGCCTTCCCGGTCTACTTCAATGCAACGGCCCAGCCCGAGCACGATCCGTCCGCCATCCGGGAACTCATGAAGCGCCAGATGACCTCGTCCGTGCTCTGGATCCAGACCATGGCCAACATGTGGGACGAGGGCGTGCGCTCGTTTACCGAAGTCGGCCCCAAGGGCGTGCTGTTCAAGATGCTCGGCCCCAACTTCAAGGGCAGGGACGAAGCCTGGGAAGGCAACAACATCGCCAACCTCGAAGCCCTGTAG
- a CDS encoding tetratricopeptide repeat protein, which yields MGVHEREFDEFKRHHVRRSTCIMLMILALMAGAFIGNVVTSLMFEQRQHAVSTGMPAGSPQTAPELATLEAAATSHPDDPHAWSALGNYYFDHDMPSRAVEAYEKSLALGPNHPGVWSDLGVMYRRTGRFEKAVEAFDQATALDPKLTVARFNKGIVLLHDLDKKEEALAVWRAILAMDPAATAPDGRSLDEVIREAEAK from the coding sequence ATGGGAGTTCATGAAAGGGAATTCGACGAATTCAAACGGCACCACGTGCGCAGATCAACCTGCATCATGCTGATGATCCTGGCGCTCATGGCCGGTGCGTTCATCGGCAATGTGGTCACCAGCCTCATGTTCGAACAAAGGCAACACGCCGTGAGCACAGGCATGCCCGCCGGAAGCCCCCAGACGGCCCCGGAATTGGCGACCCTGGAAGCGGCAGCGACAAGCCATCCCGACGACCCACACGCATGGTCAGCCCTCGGCAACTACTACTTTGACCACGACATGCCCTCCCGCGCCGTGGAGGCCTACGAAAAATCCCTGGCGCTGGGCCCGAATCACCCGGGCGTCTGGTCCGACCTGGGCGTCATGTACCGCCGGACCGGACGGTTCGAAAAGGCAGTGGAAGCCTTTGACCAGGCTACCGCCCTGGACCCGAAACTCACGGTCGCCCGATTCAACAAGGGCATCGTCCTGCTGCACGACCTCGACAAAAAGGAGGAGGCACTGGCTGTCTGGCGGGCCATCCTGGCCATGGACCCGGCCGCCACAGCGCCTGACGGCCGCTCCCTGGACGAAGTCATCCGGGAGGCGGAGGCAAAGTAA